GCATGTCAGGAAGTACGTCGGGACGTACGACAGGGAGTAAGACAGGAAGTTCTACAGCGCGCAGCTGTGAGTAACAAGCCGAAAGTAGTACATCAGTGCAACAACACGAAGGTCAGACAGGAGGTTCTGAAGAATGGTTGTgcagctggtacaagaaagGAGACTGATCGGTGCATCAGCAACTGTGTCAGGCCAAGCAAGAAGCAACATCGGATGTGTTGTTGGTTCTGTGGgaaggttggacacaagaaggtgGAGTGTTTTGCTCGTGAAAAGAGCAGAAACATGGCCACGAAGGTGAACAAGACGTTCACTAAGCCCAGGAGGGTTGAAGAGGTGTCCTTAGCCAAGAGTGGCTTACTTGATGAGATCAAGGATGAGACATCAGAAGATGGATGCAGCTCTGTTAGGAGTGATCTTCAGGAAGATCAAGAAGCATCAAGCGTGGAGTCAGGACACAGAGTTGTCTGTGACACAAAGGGGAAGGAGATCGAAGTGCGTCAGGAAGTGGTGCGAGATGATCTTCAGGGGTGTGAAATCACTCCAAGACAATAGCAACGAGTGCAGAGGGCACTCGGTGCGGATGGGGAAGGGCTCATGGTCAAGGAGACGACACATGAAGGTAGCCAGGTCCTCAACAGAAGTGGGTTGAGAGGTAGCTCGACAGGTGCGTCAGATCGTGATGCAGTACTTGTTATTCCGCTGCAGCAGGGGCTGTGTCATGATTATTCATGAAGAAACAGACGGATGGGTCTGTAAGGCTTGACATCTAAGCATCTGTGTTTTAGCTTAGTATGCAATCAAGCAGGGGGAGAATGGTGATATTCTGGTACAGAGGATGCATATCTCATGGGGGAGAAAAGCATGGTGTGGTGCACATCTCGTGGGGGAGAAAGGCACATTTAGTATGACAGTTTCTAGGTGAGAAACGTGGTTGCTGAACCAGAAGAGTGTTGTGCTTGATCGGCACACAAAACTAAAAGGGGGAGActgaagatgtaagatgtctgccctgaagtagtcgctgacgtagtggctgaagcagacgtcgggttaagtggtgaagaccatgtggagtcaagatgctgagctggagtcgtgtagaATTGGAGAGCAAgggagtatcttggagatatggaaagaagaataaacttgaggagcaagtttatgacttaaagaaaggggaataagtgcattccaagaaaaggaaagttgcacttattgttatggaagatgtccatacatgttgccttggagactagggtttcagGAACATGGAGAATAAATATAAGATAGCTATGGGGTCGTCTGTATAGAGACAGAGACACGGaggctgatcttatagagagagagaagctcttggagGTGTTTttgggtcgtgctgaagcagtggctgaagtacttgacggagaagagacataagcgggtagcttaggaatctttcagtagcgtgtgttagggtgttaacactAGATGTGTAAAAGCTGAATAAGCAAGTCTTGTAAAGATTGTTTAAATGACATTCTAATAAAAGCATTGGTGTTTACTTGTGTATTTGTCTCTTGAATTATCTTCTGCACTACCTTATTGTGTTTGCATATTGCACTTACAGAAGGGAGTCTCGAGAGAAAGTTCTCTCCcttaaggaagagagagagagcgagagagagatgCCGGTCCAGAAGTGtctttatcatatattttttatattaatatacgttttagcttcaatattttaatattatattatgtgtGCATCTTTATTTGTGTGGCTGGTTGTTTAATAATCTTTTCAATTGAATTTGTTTGTTGTATTTGTTGAGATAATTTTAAAGGGTCcacaatacatttttattttgccAGTGCAGATCttgtaatatgtttatgttattttgaataatttagttttatttatgttcCGATATGATTTttgtgaaatttttttatattgtgtctTTTGTTTGGACCGTgcaaatatttacttttattttcatatttgtataaaatttatagatgagttttttttttaattcagaaCATGATTTTTACTAAAACAAAATATCTCCACATTcatattatttgatatttgtagTGTCAATATTACTAACTCAGTTTAAAGcaattttaatacatatataaattaatgtcAACAAACACGAAGAAAAGCTAAGAAAATATTCATAGTAGTATACATTAAGCATCATGAAATTCAAGATTCTTGATGAAGacaagagtaaaaaaaaacaatgatgcAAGAGAGTATTTGAAGGTCCAGAATATTGGTGAAACTCATATTTTTACTACTTTCATTTGACGTAATAAGGAAGGTCAAGAACGTAGAGAAGGAAGTAAGCCCAAGTCACACCTGAGATCCCTCCGAAGAAGAACCCTCCAGTGAACTTAGCCCATCCCTCTGCTGTCTGAAGCTGGTCCGGTTGCTTCTTCCGCCCGGTCAAAGTCAAACTTGGTGCAATCGACGGCTCTCCTTCCTTGAACGAAGCGATTCCATAGATAGTGAGGCACATGCTGAGGATGACTACAAGCCCAGCAGCGGCCAAAGAGCCGGCGGAGCCAGCGTAAGCAGTGTTCCTTAATGGACCTGCTTTGACAAACGGACCCACTAAGAGGAAACCATGAGCCAAACCCACTTCGACACCACGGAGGAGAGGGTTGATGGCCGTGCGGTAAGCCGGGAGGTTGGAGAGATACCACGCGATCAATGGGCTTGACGTCACTGGGGTTTCTAAACTTCCGATGAATGGATCTCCGTTGATTGGTTGGACCACTTGGAATGTTGGCTGCCAAGTTATCCATGTcagattatttgtatattaactGTTAGATCAGTATCTATATATGAAGATGGATGCGTATAACTTTTAGTTACAAATGTGatatgtcttcttttttttgaacaactcaTATGTGATATGTCAAACCCCAAGTTCTCTTTCTTTTCAGTCATAATGTACAGGTTCTATAAAATCACTAAATTAGTCATGCCCTGTTcatgtttcaaaaaaagaagtCATACCATATTCTGGCCATTTAATcctaactaataatattatataaaatattgattttccTAATTTTCCTAAGATATATGATATCATACCGCATGACTGATTATGGTATTGACATATGTGTGTGCTTAAGTAATTTTCAGATTTGGCACAATCTGATCTGCATCGTATACTATTTGTTAACGTAAAGAAGATACCTTGTCTGACTGGAGAGCTCGGACGGTGAAAGAAAACGTTTTCTTGGTCGGTGAAACGCCGAAAGGAGCCCCGGATATGCCCTTAGGAACAGCGAGACGCCTCACATTAGTAGCAGAACAGAAGCTTAATCTTAGCTGGCTCGCCATTGGAGATGCAGTCGTTGCcattattttttatgaaatgttgTGGCTCTTatgaattttaaatcagatTTAACTTCAGTATGTGCTGAAGAAATAAGCAAATCTAATAGACTTGAGATTGCATATGCTGATGTGGCATGACAGAGGATCTGGTTCGGGAGATTTTGTGGCTCTTAGGGTCCGGTGTTTGATATACTTGATTCTCATTGGATGTTATCTTATCCACTTTGCGCTGCTCTAGCATTGTAtgcatattaatatttgtttatataatgtataaatttttctttttaagttaTTACCAGGGTTGTCCGCTCTTCGCgcagaatattattttattattcttaaatatgtttttctgaTGATGTGATTATATGGTTAGTATTTATTTCTGAAGaacattatttgatgttttattatgttatgtaaTAGTAggtaataaattaatatattatgtgtttgtctTCTAAATAATGCGTTGTTGTATGTATAATACTACTTGTTAGTGGTGAAGTGAGTTTTTGATGTAaaacatattgaatttcaataactttttctttgggcatttgttgattctaaaattaacggcgttaaaattgtattttaatttttcacatttttgaacATTACTTTTTTTTAGGTGTATTTTGCACTCTCCCCcatcttttgaccttgagtcatcaccatctatgtattttgtttaccTCTCCGGTGTGcagtgcttctcaccatcactgGGAAAAGATTCACCTCCGTTCTCTTGTTTTTCCtcaccttcttttttttgtgagaTTATCTGGTATTTGTTATAGATGAGGCATATTAGTTCCATGTAGTGCGGTTGTTTCTCACGCCGTTGTTTTTTATTTCGGTCAatattggttttctttttccttaGGTTTTTGCTAAGGTTAGAAACTACATCTCgttgggttgggtcagagtttagttgTCACTGATGTTGTTTTCCTCGTCGCTCGTTTGCCGTCAATAGTCTATgttcgtcttggttttcaagatagggtttttggtgatctgacttgTACGCTCTTTTTCATAGCTTGAGGATGGCTCCACGGTTTGTTGATTTcattttatctctttgttctctcatctcaTTGCACATTTCATCGCTGATCACGTATCTTGTGGCTCTCCCTTTCTCCTTATTTGCTACtccaggtttggatagtgtttttCTCTGTGTATGCTTTGTACGCTTGGAAGGTTATTTATGGTCTCAAGCTTAAGCTTTGGTTTATTGGTAGTTGGCTTCCATTCTCCCCCACTCAGGTTGTTTATCTTCTTCCCATGCATCACTCGGTGTAGGTGCGGAGTTAGTCTTTTAGAACTTTTGTTTCTTCTATTCAGAGTTTTGTGGTTCTTCGCTGGCATGAGCGCCTTGtatgtgcttgtttagtttgtgaggtgcttTTATCTCTTAGCTGATGGTTGCGTTTCTGGTGCTTTAGACATGCGTCATTTTGTTTCGTGGTGACTTTGTTCTTCCGATGATTATTCTTTTTCTCACCCGTTTTTCGGTTTCTTGTAATGGTGCTTGATCGCGATCCTTTGTGTTCCAGGGATTGCTTTACctcatattttatctttttacctttttctgACATCTGCTTATTGTAGCCAAGACATTCTATGGTAAGATGAGATAGGTTAATCttctttcactacaagaaaacgtgcccataacaacaaacatttacgacgaaaatatttcgtcgtaaatttacatgggctttacaacgaaattacgaggaatctaactttcgtcgtaaacaccatgtcaatttacgacgaactgatttcgtcgtaaactccttgtaattttacgacgaatgtacgtggaatgagaaatacgtcataatcattacatcgacattacaacgaagcatgttaccgttatatttaggtgaaaacgtgtattaaatgtgctttaacttacctaatttcgtcgtaaagtcgttgtaaataatatgttaaaaccatgtaaaatccatgtaaaatattccttgtaaaatcgttgttatatttcaactacccaactcgaaaatatctctatatatatgtcatttcccacaactctcttcctcacaacacacaaacgggagaaaaaaaatccaaaaaaaaataaaaaaaaaatagatttaaaaaaaaaaatctaagaaaaaaatggccggtggcggtagtatttacgaattacggagttggatgtatttgcacaaagattccgacgggagggtgacgaacgcatttctgagcgggctagagacattcatgcaccaggcgggctgtacaccgatcacacaggaaagcggtaaaatgttctgcccctgtcggaaatgcaagaattcaaaatttgcacgtagtgaaactgtatggaagcatttaatgaacagaggatttacaccacagtactacatttggtatcaacatggagagggttatgggggaaatgaagctagtagtagtaataataattttgaggatggtcatcatagtgaagaaccgaatcatttgcataatgaatataattatcatcaagatcatgagcag
The window above is part of the Brassica napus cultivar Da-Ae chromosome C8, Da-Ae, whole genome shotgun sequence genome. Proteins encoded here:
- the LOC106415248 gene encoding photosystem I reaction center subunit XI, chloroplastic-like, with the protein product MATTASPMASQLRLSFCSATNVRRLAVPKGISGAPFGVSPTKKTFSFTVRALQSDKPTFQVVQPINGDPFIGSLETPVTSSPLIAWYLSNLPAYRTAINPLLRGVEVGLAHGFLLVGPFVKAGPLRNTAYAGSAGSLAAAGLVVILSMCLTIYGIASFKEGEPSIAPSLTLTGRKKQPDQLQTAEGWAKFTGGFFFGGISGVTWAYFLLYVLDLPYYVK